One part of the Ornithodoros turicata isolate Travis chromosome 2, ASM3712646v1, whole genome shotgun sequence genome encodes these proteins:
- the LOC135385498 gene encoding receptor-type tyrosine-protein phosphatase delta-like — MKLFTAVMAVLCAPILVLTEDAHEDPPSCSPEPVKNLELNPGTLDAVVTWSKLENMCPEGKTSIVLSWTSGERQRNETLDGTVERYVVQGLKPWTKVKVDVHVQHTGDNGMTHLSLVETKQITTLKGKPSPPRGIEVVAIKLSEDDEGAEMIVEWKEPETPNGPIDGYLYNVRWGLKPCAEWKESVKQASEMETHNKTWQQVTRLTPLLHYEFSVVAYNKNEGQLRLKSDPAMVCTKAPPPPIKPLEDVKVECTSNPKKVAVSWKEPEDSHHWESYEVAFSVQKDGESHVIEEMRLNNTLACDAGKCAVEVTDGLDEGTEYSITVKPFMKKLATFIEEYSVSTCKLSKGNGQEGLQSGSIIALTLLALLVTSLVKVR, encoded by the exons CGCCGGAACCCGTGAAGAACCTTGAGCTGAATCCTGGCACTTTAGACGCTGTGGTCACGTGGTCTAAGCTGGAAAATATGTGTCCTGAAGGTAAAACCAGCATCGTCCTCAGCTGGACCTCGGGGGAACGGCAGAGGAACGAGACGCTCGATGGAACTGTGGAAAGATATGTAGTGCAAGGCTTGAAACCGTGGACTAAAGTCAAGGTTGACGTGCATGTGCAGCACACTGGCGATAACGGGATGACACATCTCAGCCTAGTGGAAACGAAGCAGATCACGACCCTAAAAGGCA AGCCTTCGCCTCCACGTGGCATCGAGGTCGTTGCCATAAAACTGTCGGAAGACGACGAAGGCGCTGAGATGATCGTAGAGTGGAAGGAGCCCGAGACGCCCAACGGTCCAATAGACGGCTATTTATATAACGTCCGCTGGGGCCTGAAACCCTGCGCGGAATGGAAGGAATCCGTCAAGCAGGCAAGCGAGATGGAGACTCACAACAAAACGTGGCAGCAAGTCACCAGATTGACGCCATTACTACACTACGAATTTTCAGTAGTAGCCTACAACAAAAATGAAGGACAGCTCCGACTAAAAAGTGACCCTGCTATGGTCTGCACAAAGGCTCCTCCTCCAC CCATCAAGCCACTGGAAGATGTGAAAGTCGAGTGCACATCGAACCCGAAAAAAGTCGCCGTGTCCTGGAAAGAGCCGGAGGACAGTCACCATTGGGAAAGTTATGAAGTGGCGTTTTCTGTGCAGAAG GATGGTGAATCCCATGTCATCGAGGAAATGAGGCTGAACAATACGTTGGCATGCGACGCCGGGAAGTGCGCCGTGGAAGTAACAGATGGTTTGGACGAAGGCACCGAATACAGCATCACTGTGAAGCCATTTATGAAGAAGCTCGCAACATTCATTGAAGAATACAGTGTTTCGACGTGTAAGCTTTCGAAGGGAAATG GTCAAGAGGGTCTCCAAAGCGGCAGCATCATCGCATTAACCCTCCTCGCCCTCCTGGTTACCAGCCTTGTGAAG GTGAGGTAG